The proteins below are encoded in one region of Chitinophagales bacterium:
- the rpsO gene encoding 30S ribosomal protein S15 yields the protein MQVTKEVKKNLFKEFGGNENNTGSTEGQIALFTNRINHISEHLKTNKNDHANTRSLLKMVGKRRRLLNYLMRENLNGYRSLIEKLNIRK from the coding sequence ATGCAAGTAACGAAAGAAGTAAAGAAGAATCTCTTCAAAGAATTTGGCGGAAACGAAAACAATACCGGTTCTACCGAAGGCCAAATTGCGTTGTTCACTAACCGTATCAACCACATCAGCGAGCACCTGAAAACAAATAAAAACGACCATGCTAACACACGTTCGCTTTTAAAAATGGTTGGTAAACGCAGAAGATTACTTAACTACCTTATGCGCGAAAATTTGAACGGATACCGTTCACTTATAGAAAAATTAAACATTCGTAAGTAA
- the pnp gene encoding polyribonucleotide nucleotidyltransferase — MNIIKKTVDLGDGRLVEIETGKLAKQADGSAVVKYGNTMLLATVCADKTAKEGVDFMPLTVEYRESFAALGKFPGGFFKREGRPYEHEILVSRLVDRALRPLFPDDFHANVVVMIQLISADANELPDALACLAASAALAVSTVPFSEPVSEVRVARINGQLVINPKKSEVESEVADIDMIVAATAENILMVEGEMKEISETDMVEAISFAHNVIKSHIQVIRQLEAEKGTQTKREYCHEKHDEDLKKKVWDATFEKCAAIAREGLADKHLRSEKFEAVENEFIAQYTTEAGEEKAKENAWLIGQYFHKVHKEAVRKVMLTEKKRLDGRKMDEVRPIWTEVDYLPGAHGSAIFTRGETQSLTTVTLGTKLDQQTVDGVVINEEKKFMLNYNFPGFSTGEARVPRGTGRREIGHGNLALRALQIVVPKDSPYTIRVVSDILESNGSSSMATVCAGTLALMDAGVKIAKPVSGIAMGLVTDKDGNYAILSDILGDEDHLGDMDFKVCGTENGITACQMDIKIDGLSRERLMEALNQAKQGRLHILSKMTESLQAPREDYKPNAPRVVVIEIEKEFIGAVIGTGGKVIQEIQAVTGTTITIEEVGNKGIVEIFSPNKDGLDAAAKWIEGIVAVPEVGEVYEATVKSIMPYGAFVEFLPGKQGLLHISEISHKRLESMDGVLKENEVIKVKLLGIEPKTGKFKLSRKVLLDKPSAN, encoded by the coding sequence ATGAACATTATCAAAAAAACAGTTGATTTAGGCGATGGTCGCTTAGTAGAAATTGAAACCGGAAAATTAGCCAAACAAGCCGATGGAAGTGCCGTAGTAAAATATGGTAACACTATGCTACTCGCCACCGTTTGTGCAGATAAAACTGCCAAAGAAGGAGTAGATTTTATGCCCCTCACCGTTGAATACCGCGAAAGCTTTGCCGCCCTTGGAAAATTTCCGGGAGGATTCTTTAAACGCGAAGGCAGACCTTACGAACACGAAATTTTAGTAAGCCGCTTGGTAGATAGAGCACTTCGTCCATTATTTCCAGACGATTTCCATGCCAATGTAGTAGTAATGATTCAACTCATCTCTGCCGATGCCAACGAACTACCCGATGCCCTAGCATGTTTAGCCGCTTCTGCCGCCCTAGCAGTTTCTACCGTTCCATTCTCTGAACCGGTTAGCGAAGTGCGCGTGGCCAGAATAAACGGACAATTAGTGATTAATCCTAAGAAAAGTGAAGTAGAATCCGAAGTTGCAGATATTGATATGATTGTAGCCGCCACTGCCGAAAATATTCTAATGGTAGAAGGTGAAATGAAAGAAATAAGCGAAACCGACATGGTTGAAGCCATCTCTTTTGCCCACAATGTTATTAAAAGCCACATCCAAGTAATTCGCCAATTAGAAGCCGAAAAAGGAACCCAAACAAAACGCGAATACTGCCACGAAAAACACGATGAAGATTTAAAGAAAAAAGTATGGGATGCTACTTTTGAAAAGTGTGCAGCCATTGCTAGAGAAGGACTTGCCGATAAACATCTTAGAAGTGAAAAATTTGAAGCCGTAGAGAATGAGTTTATTGCACAATACACCACCGAAGCAGGCGAAGAAAAAGCCAAAGAAAACGCATGGCTTATCGGGCAATACTTCCACAAAGTACATAAAGAAGCCGTACGCAAAGTAATGCTTACCGAAAAGAAACGCTTAGATGGTCGTAAAATGGACGAAGTTCGCCCAATATGGACAGAAGTAGATTACTTACCGGGCGCCCACGGCTCTGCCATTTTTACCCGTGGCGAAACCCAATCGCTCACCACCGTAACACTCGGCACCAAACTCGACCAACAAACAGTAGATGGCGTAGTTATCAACGAAGAAAAAAAGTTCATGCTCAACTATAACTTCCCTGGTTTTAGCACCGGAGAAGCTAGAGTACCACGCGGCACAGGACGCAGAGAAATTGGACACGGAAACTTGGCATTAAGAGCTTTACAAATTGTAGTTCCTAAAGATTCGCCTTACACCATCCGCGTAGTAAGCGATATTTTAGAATCAAACGGCTCTTCCAGCATGGCAACCGTTTGTGCAGGCACATTAGCACTTATGGATGCAGGTGTAAAAATCGCAAAACCCGTAAGCGGTATTGCCATGGGATTGGTTACAGATAAAGACGGCAACTATGCCATTCTTTCTGATATTCTTGGCGATGAAGACCATTTAGGCGATATGGACTTTAAAGTTTGCGGAACCGAAAACGGCATTACCGCTTGCCAAATGGATATAAAAATTGACGGACTAAGCCGCGAGCGCCTAATGGAAGCACTCAACCAAGCAAAGCAAGGTAGATTGCACATTCTAAGCAAAATGACAGAATCGCTGCAAGCCCCTCGCGAAGATTACAAACCAAACGCTCCAAGAGTTGTAGTGATAGAAATTGAAAAAGAATTTATTGGCGCAGTAATTGGAACCGGAGGAAAAGTAATTCAAGAAATACAAGCTGTAACAGGCACAACCATTACCATCGAAGAAGTAGGAAACAAAGGAATTGTAGAAATTTTCTCTCCAAACAAAGATGGGTTAGATGCAGCAGCAAAATGGATTGAAGGAATTGTAGCAGTTCCCGAAGTAGGAGAAGTGTACGAAGCCACCGTAAAAAGCATTATGCCTTACGGAGCATTTGTAGAATTTTTACCCGGTAAACAAGGATTGCTTCACATCTCCGAAATAAGCCACAAACGCTTAGAATCTATGGATGGAGTACTAAAAGAAAACGAAGTTATTAAAGTAAAACTACTTGGAATTGAACCTAAAACAGGCAAGTTTAAACTAAGCCGAAAAGTTTTGTTAGACAAGCCAAGTGCCAACTAA
- the efp gene encoding elongation factor P has protein sequence MATTADIRNGLCIEWNHDIFQFIEFQHVKPGKGNAFVRCRMKSFRTGRVLEHTFPSGHEIVTARVIRKPHQFLYTDDNGYNFMDQETFDQISIDGNMIENNDLLKEGDVCDVVVHEEQNLILACELPNFVILEVTQADPNVKGNSASNITKNCLVETGATIKVPLFVEAGDKIKIDARTRAYMDRA, from the coding sequence ATGGCAACAACCGCAGACATCCGCAACGGATTGTGTATAGAATGGAATCACGACATTTTTCAGTTCATTGAGTTTCAACACGTTAAACCAGGCAAAGGCAACGCATTTGTTCGTTGCAGAATGAAAAGTTTTAGAACCGGCAGAGTATTAGAGCATACCTTCCCTTCCGGTCACGAAATTGTTACCGCCCGTGTAATTCGCAAGCCACACCAATTTTTATATACAGACGATAATGGCTATAACTTTATGGACCAAGAAACTTTCGATCAAATTTCTATTGATGGAAACATGATTGAAAACAACGACCTCCTAAAAGAAGGCGATGTGTGCGATGTAGTAGTGCATGAAGAACAAAACCTAATTTTAGCTTGCGAGCTTCCTAATTTTGTAATTTTGGAAGTAACACAAGCCGATCCTAACGTAAAAGGGAACTCCGCCTCCAACATTACCAAAAACTGTTTAGTAGAAACAGGCGCCACCATTAAAGTACCATTATTTGTAGAAGCTGGCGATAAAATTAAAATAGATGCCCGCACACGTGCCTACATGGATAGAGCATAA
- the accB gene encoding acetyl-CoA carboxylase biotin carboxyl carrier protein, whose amino-acid sequence MEFKEIQELIKLVSKSNISGLKIKQGDFEIKITNKGEEPIATAIPVTYQAPATMAVPQMAISSPPVVTETATQKSETPKQETTPANTFVFKSPMIGTLYRKPSPDKDVFVKVGDTVKNGDVLCIIEAMKLFNEIEFDGGEGRVIKILAEDSSPVEYDQPLFLIEKVN is encoded by the coding sequence ATGGAATTTAAAGAAATTCAGGAACTCATTAAGCTGGTAAGCAAAAGCAACATCAGCGGTTTAAAGATAAAACAAGGCGATTTTGAGATAAAAATCACCAACAAAGGCGAAGAACCAATAGCCACTGCCATACCGGTAACCTACCAAGCCCCGGCTACAATGGCAGTACCGCAAATGGCCATTTCTTCACCACCGGTTGTAACAGAAACTGCTACCCAAAAATCGGAAACACCTAAACAAGAAACTACTCCGGCAAATACATTTGTATTCAAATCGCCCATGATTGGTACACTATACCGCAAACCATCGCCAGATAAAGATGTGTTTGTAAAAGTAGGCGATACCGTAAAAAATGGCGATGTACTTTGTATTATAGAAGCCATGAAACTCTTTAATGAAATTGAATTTGATGGTGGCGAAGGACGTGTCATAAAAATTTTGGCAGAAGACTCCTCTCCTGTTGAATACGACCAACCACTTTTCTTGATTGAAAAAGTTAATTAG
- the accC gene encoding acetyl-CoA carboxylase biotin carboxylase subunit yields MFKKILIANRGEIALRIIRTCREMGIKTVAVYSTADRESLHVRFADEAICIGPPRGKDSYLNIQNIMAAAELTAADAIHPGYGFLAENAVFAETCTKYGIKFIGPTAEQIRAMGDKISAKESMIKAGVPCIPGSEGLVETLADAKKLAKKIGYPVILKATAGGGGKGMRIVREEAEIERAYNTARTEAGAAFGNDGMYMEKFIEEPHHIEIQVAGDQYGAGTHLSERDCSVQRRHQKLVEEAPSPFIDEKVRKKMGDAAVKAVEAIKYEGVGTIEFLVDKHKNFYFMEMNTRIQVEHPVTEEVMDFDLIKEQILLAAGEKISGMKYFPEKMHAIECRVNAEDPFHNFAPSPGKIVALHTPKGYGVRVDTHVYAGYTIPPYYDSLLAKVICRAKTREETIVKMKRAMQEFIIEGVKTTIPFHIALMDNEAFRKGQYDTGLLERFDYVSAMKDIQMVS; encoded by the coding sequence ATGTTTAAGAAAATACTAATAGCCAACCGCGGTGAAATAGCACTACGCATTATTCGTACCTGCCGCGAAATGGGCATAAAAACCGTTGCCGTATATTCCACTGCCGACCGCGAATCGCTCCATGTGCGCTTTGCAGACGAAGCCATTTGTATTGGCCCACCACGCGGAAAAGACTCCTATTTAAATATTCAAAACATTATGGCAGCCGCAGAACTTACAGCTGCCGATGCCATTCACCCCGGTTATGGTTTCTTAGCCGAAAATGCCGTTTTTGCAGAAACCTGCACCAAATACGGCATTAAATTTATTGGTCCCACAGCAGAGCAAATTCGCGCCATGGGCGATAAAATTAGCGCCAAAGAAAGTATGATAAAAGCCGGAGTGCCATGTATTCCCGGCAGCGAAGGTTTAGTAGAAACACTGGCTGACGCTAAAAAATTGGCAAAAAAGATTGGCTATCCGGTTATACTAAAAGCCACAGCAGGTGGAGGAGGAAAAGGTATGCGTATAGTACGCGAAGAAGCCGAAATAGAACGAGCCTATAACACCGCACGAACCGAAGCAGGTGCTGCCTTTGGCAACGATGGCATGTACATGGAAAAATTTATCGAAGAGCCACACCACATCGAAATACAAGTAGCAGGCGACCAATATGGCGCAGGTACCCATCTGAGCGAACGCGATTGCAGCGTACAACGCAGGCATCAAAAATTGGTAGAAGAAGCCCCTTCGCCTTTTATTGATGAAAAAGTAAGAAAAAAAATGGGCGATGCTGCCGTAAAAGCTGTAGAAGCCATTAAATACGAAGGTGTAGGAACCATAGAGTTTTTGGTAGATAAGCACAAAAACTTCTATTTCATGGAAATGAATACCCGCATACAAGTAGAGCATCCGGTTACAGAAGAAGTAATGGACTTTGATTTAATTAAGGAACAAATTCTATTAGCAGCCGGTGAAAAAATTTCGGGTATGAAATACTTTCCTGAAAAAATGCACGCTATTGAATGCAGGGTAAATGCCGAAGATCCATTTCATAACTTTGCACCCAGCCCCGGAAAGATTGTGGCATTGCATACACCAAAAGGCTATGGAGTACGCGTAGATACACACGTTTATGCCGGATATACCATTCCACCTTATTACGATTCACTTTTGGCAAAAGTAATTTGCCGTGCTAAAACACGCGAAGAAACCATCGTAAAAATGAAACGTGCCATGCAGGAGTTCATAATTGAAGGTGTAAAAACTACCATTCCATTTCATATTGCACTCATGGATAACGAAGCATTCCGTAAGGGGCAATACGATACAGGCTTATTGGAACGTTTCGATTACGTTAGTGCCATGAAAGATATTCAAATGGTTTCTTAA
- a CDS encoding mechanosensitive ion channel family protein, translating into MDEILQHKFFHNTVEHWLISLSIVFGTVLFARLIYRLVNFTIKQFTSRTATKLDDVILEQLRPPVIFAIILTGLWFSINRLRFPSKVEHAVERAFVILISIVITWLLVRVINALIKEFLLPYSQRGETNLNEQLIRLIQQVVKVVLWSLGLIVGLNNAGFDVGALIAGLGIGGLALALAAQDTVKNMLGGLILYLDKPFKVGDRIIIDSFDGVVSEIGIRSTRVKTLEGRLVTFPNGQLSEKPIENFSQGPNVRVTNVLGLVQSTTPEKVHEAIAILWQIAAEKKGYLSEDSVVLFEQFSAYALDIKFVYFIKPNADIAKVRTEVNLEILERFSRARIELAFPTRTIVVDGKKEDSSL; encoded by the coding sequence ATGGATGAAATTCTTCAGCACAAGTTCTTTCATAATACAGTTGAACATTGGCTCATATCTTTAAGTATTGTGTTTGGAACAGTACTTTTTGCCAGGCTTATATACCGTTTGGTAAACTTTACTATAAAGCAATTTACTTCGCGAACAGCTACTAAGTTAGATGATGTAATTTTAGAACAATTACGCCCGCCTGTAATCTTTGCTATTATTCTTACGGGTTTATGGTTTTCTATAAACAGGCTGCGATTTCCGAGTAAAGTAGAACATGCTGTTGAACGTGCGTTTGTAATTTTAATTTCAATTGTAATTACATGGTTATTGGTGCGTGTAATAAACGCACTTATAAAAGAGTTTTTGCTGCCTTATTCACAGCGTGGAGAAACTAACTTAAACGAACAGCTTATTCGCCTTATACAGCAAGTGGTTAAAGTGGTGCTGTGGTCTTTGGGCTTAATTGTAGGCTTAAACAATGCAGGGTTTGATGTGGGTGCACTTATTGCCGGATTGGGAATTGGCGGTTTGGCATTGGCACTTGCAGCACAAGACACCGTAAAGAATATGCTGGGCGGTTTAATTTTATACCTCGATAAGCCCTTTAAGGTGGGCGACCGCATTATTATTGATAGTTTCGATGGTGTTGTGAGTGAAATAGGTATTCGCAGCACGCGTGTAAAAACCTTGGAAGGTAGGTTGGTAACATTTCCAAACGGGCAACTTTCTGAAAAGCCAATCGAAAATTTTTCGCAAGGACCCAATGTAAGAGTTACCAATGTGCTTGGTTTAGTACAGAGTACTACACCGGAAAAGGTACACGAAGCTATTGCTATTCTTTGGCAAATTGCGGCTGAAAAAAAGGGTTATTTATCTGAAGATTCGGTTGTGCTGTTTGAACAGTTTTCGGCTTATGCGTTGGATATTAAGTTTGTGTACTTTATTAAACCCAATGCAGATATTGCAAAGGTGCGCACCGAAGTGAATTTGGAAATTTTAGAACGCTTTAGCAGGGCAAGAATTGAATTGGCATTTCCTACCCGCACTATTGTTGTGGATGGTAAAAAAGAAGACAGCTCTCTTTAA